The following are encoded in a window of Armatimonadota bacterium genomic DNA:
- a CDS encoding molybdopterin oxidoreductase family protein — MARPPLSLHQLEAKYGPHPKRQPYGGWQDTDPPEKLVATHCCFCGQQCGIQLKVRGNRVVGFEPREDFPFNRGKLCPKGVKRYMQNEHPDRLHHPLKRTDSGFVPISWDEALDTTVAAIKRIQQEFGKDSFAVLSGVSMTNEKCYLAGKFARVALQTANIDYNGRLCMVSAGAGNKKAFGIDRAANSWADIPLADVILVTGANVAECAPITTDYIWRARDRGARLIMIDPRVTPLARTCDLHIPVRPGGDAALLNGILHVVIERGWVDEEFIAAHTTGFDEVRQAVKAYTPTMAGAMCGVPPELIVRAAEMWGPARTSFLLHARGIEHHIQGVDNVVACINLVLASGRIGRPGCGYGTITGQGNGQGGREHGGKCDQLPGNRDISNPEHRKYVAEVWGIAESELPGKGLTAQEIIEAMHAGEIKGLFSICFNPLVSLPDAQFTREALNRLEHYSVVEFFLSETAQHADIVLPGSLQEEDEGTTTSAEGRVIRIRKAVDPPGEARVDWHIMLDIAQRMGRGEYFQYETVEEIFDELRLASKGGTADYYGITYDRIERNQGVFWPCPSLDHPGTPRLFEDLQFSTPDRKAHFNVVEARPPAEPPDEEYPVVLTTGRVVSQYLSGTQTRRIGALVDQYPAPLVEMHPQLAETIGVQSGDRVTVESRRGRVTLEASVVTTIREDTIFIPYHWPGEQSANVLTIRALDPVSHIPEFKSCACRVRKAGREAQVGGSRAVDAG; from the coding sequence ATGGCACGGCCACCGCTCTCTCTTCACCAACTGGAGGCCAAATACGGGCCGCATCCAAAGCGACAGCCGTACGGCGGCTGGCAGGATACAGATCCGCCGGAAAAGCTGGTGGCGACCCATTGCTGTTTTTGCGGTCAGCAGTGCGGCATTCAACTCAAGGTGCGCGGTAACCGTGTTGTAGGCTTTGAGCCGCGCGAGGACTTTCCGTTCAACCGGGGAAAACTGTGTCCCAAGGGCGTAAAGCGGTACATGCAAAACGAGCATCCGGATCGTTTGCACCACCCGCTGAAGCGCACGGATAGTGGTTTTGTGCCGATCAGTTGGGACGAGGCGCTGGATACCACCGTTGCAGCGATCAAACGCATTCAGCAGGAGTTCGGCAAGGACTCCTTCGCCGTGCTCTCCGGGGTATCCATGACGAACGAGAAGTGCTACCTCGCCGGTAAATTCGCGCGTGTTGCACTACAAACAGCGAATATCGATTACAACGGCCGCTTGTGCATGGTCTCTGCCGGCGCCGGCAACAAGAAGGCGTTCGGAATCGACCGCGCTGCGAACTCATGGGCCGATATACCCCTGGCGGATGTCATCCTGGTGACCGGGGCGAATGTTGCGGAGTGCGCGCCTATCACCACCGATTATATCTGGCGGGCGCGCGATCGTGGCGCCAGGCTCATCATGATTGATCCTCGTGTGACGCCGCTGGCGCGCACGTGTGATCTGCACATTCCGGTACGACCCGGCGGCGACGCAGCGCTGTTGAATGGAATCCTGCATGTGGTGATCGAGCGGGGTTGGGTCGACGAGGAGTTTATCGCGGCGCATACAACCGGTTTCGATGAGGTTCGGCAAGCCGTGAAAGCATATACGCCAACAATGGCCGGCGCGATGTGCGGTGTACCTCCGGAGCTGATCGTTCGGGCGGCCGAAATGTGGGGTCCTGCCAGGACCAGCTTTCTCCTCCATGCCCGCGGAATCGAGCACCATATCCAGGGCGTCGACAACGTGGTGGCCTGCATCAACCTCGTGCTTGCCTCCGGCAGAATCGGGCGACCAGGATGCGGTTACGGCACCATTACGGGCCAGGGCAATGGTCAGGGCGGGCGCGAACACGGCGGCAAGTGCGACCAGCTGCCGGGCAACCGGGATATCAGCAATCCTGAGCACCGTAAATACGTGGCCGAGGTTTGGGGTATTGCCGAATCCGAACTGCCGGGCAAGGGGCTGACAGCTCAGGAAATCATCGAGGCGATGCATGCAGGCGAGATCAAGGGCTTGTTTTCGATCTGCTTCAATCCACTTGTGTCGCTTCCAGACGCGCAATTCACCAGAGAGGCTCTAAACCGGCTGGAGCATTACAGCGTCGTCGAGTTTTTCCTCAGTGAAACGGCACAGCATGCCGACATTGTGCTGCCCGGTTCGCTTCAGGAAGAAGATGAGGGCACCACGACCAGCGCAGAGGGCAGGGTAATCCGCATTCGCAAGGCCGTTGACCCTCCCGGCGAGGCACGGGTCGATTGGCACATCATGCTGGATATAGCGCAGCGAATGGGTCGCGGTGAGTACTTTCAGTACGAAACAGTCGAGGAGATTTTCGATGAGCTTCGCCTGGCGTCGAAGGGTGGTACGGCCGATTATTACGGAATAACGTATGATCGGATCGAGCGGAATCAGGGCGTGTTTTGGCCCTGCCCGAGTCTGGATCACCCCGGAACACCTCGCCTCTTCGAAGATCTGCAGTTCTCCACGCCAGACAGGAAGGCGCACTTCAACGTAGTGGAAGCGCGTCCGCCCGCTGAGCCACCGGATGAAGAGTATCCTGTTGTTCTTACTACGGGACGCGTCGTTAGCCAGTACCTCAGCGGGACGCAAACGCGCCGTATCGGTGCACTGGTTGACCAGTATCCGGCACCACTGGTCGAAATGCATCCACAACTGGCGGAGACTATCGGCGTACAGTCCGGTGATCGTGTCACGGTAGAAAGCCGGCGCGGCCGGGTGACCCTGGAGGCAAGCGTGGTCACCACCATCCGCGAGGACACCATCTTCATTCCATACCACTGGCCCGGTGAGCAGTCGGCCAATGTGCTGACGATCCGCGCGTTGGACCCTGTCTCACACATCCCTGAGTTCAAGTCATGCGCCTGTCGCGTGCGCAAGGCTGGTCGAGAGGCGCAGGTAGGCGGGAGTCGCGCAGTCGACGCGGGTTGA
- a CDS encoding MFS transporter — protein MMTDLDYKAILNGACASALLVVAIYLGSGRLKDFDPALIAYTSAVVFATFGIVYRYSVWLQKPPTRLYWRRGWQLFLRPTRLPRNLLTLGGVFWRNMVVQTFIERRSHARWLAHFLLSWGCIVAVAVTFPLVFGWVHFEADPHNPIAYRAFLFGIHAGTFPAASVVGWMTFHVLDFCAVAVILGMVLAMRRRMVDRGAMTVQQFSMDFLPLILLFAVSMTGLMLTVSSLWLRGYSYSFIALIHAFSVIVTLLYLPFGKFFHVFQRPANLGVYFYKLEGADGCQAACIRCGSSFGSEMHVNDLKTVLAELGMDYTFDDGTHYHDVCPACKRRLMATSQLERLESVGGTGFV, from the coding sequence ATGATGACCGATCTGGACTACAAGGCAATCTTGAACGGAGCTTGCGCCTCAGCGCTGCTGGTGGTCGCCATCTATCTCGGATCGGGCCGTCTGAAGGACTTTGATCCAGCGCTTATTGCCTACACGAGTGCCGTTGTATTCGCAACTTTCGGCATTGTGTACCGATACTCGGTTTGGCTGCAGAAACCGCCTACGCGCCTTTACTGGCGGCGGGGTTGGCAGCTTTTTCTCCGTCCTACCCGCTTACCGCGCAATCTCCTTACGCTTGGCGGCGTCTTCTGGCGGAATATGGTCGTGCAGACCTTTATCGAGCGGCGAAGCCATGCACGGTGGCTGGCTCATTTTCTGCTCTCATGGGGATGCATCGTGGCTGTGGCCGTTACGTTCCCACTGGTCTTCGGATGGGTGCATTTCGAGGCGGATCCGCATAATCCCATTGCCTATCGGGCGTTTCTATTTGGCATACATGCCGGCACTTTCCCGGCTGCATCTGTGGTGGGCTGGATGACGTTCCATGTGCTGGATTTCTGCGCTGTCGCCGTGATACTTGGAATGGTGCTGGCCATGCGGCGGCGGATGGTTGACCGCGGCGCGATGACGGTACAGCAGTTCTCCATGGATTTTCTGCCGCTCATTCTGCTTTTCGCCGTCTCGATGACAGGGCTTATGCTCACCGTCAGCTCGCTCTGGCTGCGCGGCTACTCTTACAGCTTTATTGCACTGATACACGCCTTCAGCGTTATCGTGACCCTGCTCTATCTTCCGTTTGGTAAGTTCTTCCATGTGTTCCAGAGGCCGGCAAACCTCGGCGTGTACTTTTACAAGCTCGAGGGCGCCGACGGCTGTCAGGCAGCGTGCATCCGCTGCGGCTCGAGCTTCGGCTCGGAGATGCATGTGAATGACCTTAAGACGGTGCTTGCGGAGCTTGGAATGGACTACACGTTTGACGACGGTACGCACTACCACGATGTGTGCCCTGCGTGCAAACGGCGGCTGATGGCAACCAGCCAACTGGAGCGTCTTGAATCGGTTGGTGGTACCGGATTCGTCTGA
- a CDS encoding tellurite resistance/C4-dicarboxylate transporter family protein → MNYQASVDKLKTTAMQANAAMYPGYFALVMATGIVSTALLLTGYKTASGWLFALNTAAYPTLIVATALRAAFFPRALWRDLTNPGTVFLSFTFVAGTGVLGVQFALRSYTTIALGLWAVAATTWLVLSYFSIGVLTFKNAQTPPESINASWLIAIVGTQSVVVLGTILAPHVHGQKIALLVAMCGMWGIGVALYLVFITLVIYRLFFVRMDAAEMMPPYWIVLGATAISSLSGATLLQAAGKVAFLHDIAPMIEGLTLLLWAWSTWWIPMLVIFGIWRHGIRGAPLRYHPSFWSLVFPIGMYTVATFRLAVTAGIPLLASIPRVMVWVASAAWTVTMLGLLRSIANWIRVAVIAEDGNRQRHRTPGAG, encoded by the coding sequence GTGAACTATCAGGCCTCGGTCGACAAACTCAAGACGACCGCAATGCAGGCTAACGCGGCAATGTACCCGGGTTACTTTGCCCTGGTCATGGCCACCGGCATTGTTTCCACAGCTCTTCTGCTGACCGGGTACAAGACGGCCTCGGGCTGGCTCTTCGCGCTTAATACTGCCGCCTATCCAACGCTGATCGTGGCCACGGCGCTGCGTGCCGCGTTCTTTCCCAGGGCACTCTGGCGCGACCTTACGAACCCCGGAACCGTATTCCTATCTTTCACATTCGTGGCAGGTACGGGCGTGCTTGGCGTTCAGTTTGCCCTGCGGAGTTACACCACCATCGCGCTGGGTCTGTGGGCTGTGGCGGCCACCACCTGGTTGGTGCTGAGCTACTTCAGCATCGGAGTCCTCACCTTCAAGAACGCGCAGACGCCTCCTGAATCGATCAATGCTAGCTGGTTAATAGCTATCGTCGGCACACAATCTGTGGTTGTGCTGGGCACGATTCTCGCTCCTCACGTGCATGGCCAGAAGATCGCTCTTCTCGTGGCGATGTGCGGCATGTGGGGCATAGGCGTCGCCCTGTACCTTGTGTTCATCACCCTGGTGATCTACCGGCTCTTCTTTGTGCGCATGGACGCTGCGGAGATGATGCCGCCGTACTGGATAGTTTTGGGCGCCACTGCAATCAGTTCGCTTTCCGGCGCCACGCTTCTGCAGGCTGCCGGGAAGGTGGCTTTCCTCCATGATATCGCCCCCATGATTGAAGGGTTGACGCTGCTCTTGTGGGCCTGGAGCACGTGGTGGATTCCGATGCTGGTGATCTTTGGAATCTGGAGGCATGGCATACGGGGTGCGCCGCTGCGGTATCACCCCTCTTTCTGGAGCCTGGTGTTCCCCATCGGAATGTATACAGTGGCCACGTTTCGTCTGGCAGTTACGGCCGGCATTCCACTTCTGGCGTCCATTCCACGAGTCATGGTATGGGTAGCCTCTGCCGCCTGGACCGTCACCATGCTGGGACTGCTGCGCTCGATCGCGAACTGGATACGTGTCGCAGTCATCGCCGAAGACGGCAACCGGCAGCGGCATCGGACACCAGGGGCCGGATGA
- a CDS encoding quinone-dependent dihydroorotate dehydrogenase, with product MLLPYRRVIRPLLMRLDPEDAHRLALRILSLCASTGWFDPRRAFSPTGLRVTVAGVEFPNVVGLAAGCDKDAAAAPLWARFGFGFTEIGTVTAQRQGGNPRPRVFRFPQDQAIINRLGFNSQGSEAVAARLTRLALRGWRRVHPIGINIGKQRSAGSDEETVASYMEALRWLAPLADYVVVNVSSPNTVGLREWQARARLEQLLRPIRERLDDSVSDTAPRATPLFVKLSPDMDEFELGNALEAAFACRVDGLIATNTTLSRAGLSCETSEEGGLSGQPLRERALAALRWLYRHSGGGMPLIGVGGIGTGADAWERILAGATLVQLYTALVYQGPNLARSINRDLMRRMQESGVRHVSEVVGAEAGKTSKG from the coding sequence ATGCTTCTGCCTTACCGACGTGTGATTCGCCCCCTGCTGATGCGCCTCGACCCGGAAGACGCGCACCGGCTGGCGCTTCGCATCCTCTCCCTTTGCGCCAGTACCGGGTGGTTTGATCCGCGGCGGGCGTTCTCACCGACCGGCCTGCGAGTTACCGTGGCCGGCGTTGAATTCCCAAACGTGGTCGGCCTGGCCGCCGGCTGCGATAAAGACGCCGCTGCGGCCCCATTGTGGGCGCGGTTCGGCTTTGGGTTCACGGAAATCGGCACCGTAACAGCGCAGCGGCAGGGCGGCAATCCGCGACCGCGCGTTTTCCGTTTTCCGCAGGATCAGGCGATCATAAACCGGCTCGGATTCAATAGTCAGGGATCGGAGGCCGTCGCAGCTCGCTTGACCCGCCTGGCGCTTCGGGGTTGGCGCCGCGTCCATCCGATCGGGATAAACATCGGCAAGCAGCGGTCGGCCGGTTCAGACGAAGAGACCGTGGCTAGTTATATGGAGGCGCTCCGCTGGCTTGCACCATTGGCTGACTACGTGGTGGTGAACGTATCGTCGCCGAACACGGTGGGTCTGCGTGAATGGCAAGCCCGCGCACGGTTAGAGCAGCTGCTGCGTCCCATTCGCGAGCGGCTGGACGACAGCGTGTCCGACACAGCTCCCCGCGCCACGCCACTCTTCGTGAAGCTCTCTCCGGATATGGACGAGTTTGAACTCGGCAATGCTTTGGAAGCGGCGTTCGCATGCCGCGTGGATGGTCTTATAGCTACCAACACTACATTGTCGCGTGCCGGACTGAGCTGCGAGACCAGCGAGGAGGGCGGCCTGAGCGGCCAGCCCCTGCGCGAGCGTGCACTGGCAGCGCTCCGCTGGCTCTACCGGCACTCCGGTGGTGGTATGCCGCTGATTGGCGTTGGAGGAATCGGTACCGGCGCCGACGCGTGGGAGCGTATCCTGGCGGGCGCAACGCTGGTTCAACTCTACACTGCGCTGGTGTATCAGGGACCCAACCTGGCTCGGTCGATCAACCGCGACCTGATGCGGCGGATGCAGGAGAGCGGCGTGCGGCACGTATCGGAAGTGGTGGGCGCCGAGGCTGGAAAAACCTCAAAGGGCTGA
- the clpB gene encoding ATP-dependent chaperone ClpB translates to MRLDKFTIKAQEAVQSAQAIAETARNSQVDTEHLLAALLRQDEGLTVPILQKLGANTALLDQQVAAEIERSPKVVSGGEAGASMAPRMRSVLNAAFDIAQRMKDEYVSTEHLLMALVEERQASAANLLRAQGVTPEALLKALAGVRGGQRVTDQNPEEKYQALERYGRDVTQLARQQKLDPVIGRDEEIRRTIQVLSRRTKNNPVLIGEPGVGKTAIVEGLAQRIIAGDVPEGLKDKRVVALDLGALIAGAKFRGEFEDRLKSVLKEIADSDGAIILFIDEMHTLVGAGSAEGAIDASNMLKPMLARGELRCVGATTLDEYRKYIEKDAALERRFQPVYVDEPSIEDTIAILRGLKEKYEVHHGIRITDSALVAAAVLSSRYIADRFLPDKAIDLVDEAASGLRIEIDSVPAEIDDVERRVRQLEIERVALGKETDAASKERLDFLEQELGELREVNSRLRARWANEKQVIETIRATKQELEQTRMNAESAERSGDLQKVAELRYGAMHELNLKLEQQQGELAAVQTGGNALLQEEVTPDNIAEVVAKWTGIPVSRLLEGEMQKLIQMEDRLHARVVGQEQAVQAVANAVRRSRSGLADPNRPIGSFIFLGPTGVGKTELARAVAEFLFDDDRALVRIDMSEYMEKHTVARLIGAPPGYVGYDEGGQLTEAVRRRPYCVILFDEIEKAHPDVFNALLQVLDDGRLTDGQGRTVDFRNTVVIMTSNIGSQVIQELALVDRDEMERRVMEEVRAWFRPEFLNRVDEVILFSTLSVEQIKQIVEIQLALLRKRLAERKLTLNLSDAARQAIAVAGYDPVYGARPLKRAIQKLIIDPLSRMLLAGEFKDGDHITADAAGAGELQFHSG, encoded by the coding sequence ATGCGACTAGACAAGTTCACGATCAAAGCACAGGAAGCGGTGCAGTCGGCACAGGCGATCGCTGAGACGGCGCGAAACAGCCAGGTGGATACCGAGCACCTGCTGGCCGCGCTACTTCGCCAGGATGAAGGACTCACGGTTCCGATTCTTCAGAAACTGGGTGCAAACACGGCGCTGCTCGATCAGCAGGTGGCGGCTGAAATCGAACGCAGTCCCAAGGTGGTCAGTGGCGGCGAGGCCGGCGCGTCAATGGCGCCGAGGATGCGCTCCGTGTTGAATGCGGCTTTTGATATTGCTCAGCGCATGAAGGATGAGTACGTCAGCACCGAACATCTCTTGATGGCGCTGGTAGAGGAGCGGCAGGCCAGCGCCGCAAACCTCTTGCGCGCGCAGGGAGTCACACCAGAGGCGCTGCTGAAGGCGCTGGCCGGGGTGCGCGGCGGTCAGCGCGTCACCGACCAGAACCCCGAAGAGAAGTATCAAGCGCTGGAACGCTACGGCCGCGACGTTACACAACTGGCGCGCCAGCAGAAACTCGATCCCGTAATCGGGCGCGACGAAGAGATTCGGCGCACCATCCAGGTCCTCAGCCGGCGAACCAAGAACAATCCCGTGCTGATTGGAGAGCCGGGCGTAGGCAAAACCGCTATTGTGGAGGGCCTGGCGCAGCGAATCATCGCCGGGGACGTACCCGAAGGACTCAAGGATAAGCGCGTGGTGGCGCTGGACCTGGGAGCGCTGATCGCAGGCGCCAAGTTCCGCGGCGAGTTTGAAGACCGCCTGAAGTCCGTGCTGAAAGAGATTGCCGACAGTGACGGCGCCATCATTCTGTTCATCGACGAGATGCACACGCTCGTCGGCGCAGGCAGCGCGGAAGGCGCCATCGACGCCTCCAACATGCTGAAGCCGATGCTCGCACGCGGTGAACTGCGGTGCGTGGGAGCAACCACCCTGGATGAGTACCGCAAATACATTGAGAAGGACGCTGCGCTGGAGCGCCGTTTTCAGCCGGTGTACGTTGACGAGCCATCTATTGAAGATACCATCGCAATTCTGCGTGGCCTCAAGGAGAAGTATGAGGTGCACCACGGAATCCGCATCACCGATTCCGCGCTCGTCGCCGCTGCCGTGCTCTCCAGCCGGTACATTGCCGATCGGTTCCTCCCCGACAAAGCCATCGATCTGGTGGATGAAGCTGCCTCAGGGCTGCGTATCGAGATCGATTCGGTTCCCGCTGAAATCGACGACGTAGAGCGTCGCGTGCGACAGCTCGAGATCGAACGTGTTGCTCTGGGCAAGGAGACCGACGCCGCCAGTAAAGAGCGCCTGGATTTCCTGGAGCAGGAGCTTGGCGAACTTCGTGAGGTGAACAGTCGTTTGAGGGCTCGCTGGGCGAACGAAAAGCAGGTGATCGAAACTATACGCGCCACCAAACAGGAACTCGAACAGACGCGCATGAACGCTGAAAGTGCCGAGCGTTCGGGAGACCTCCAGAAGGTGGCTGAGCTTCGCTACGGCGCGATGCACGAGCTGAACCTGAAGCTGGAGCAGCAGCAAGGTGAATTGGCTGCCGTGCAGACGGGCGGCAATGCACTGCTTCAGGAAGAAGTGACGCCGGATAACATCGCAGAAGTTGTGGCCAAATGGACCGGCATTCCTGTTTCGCGCCTGCTGGAAGGCGAGATGCAAAAGCTGATCCAGATGGAGGACCGGCTCCATGCGCGCGTCGTCGGCCAGGAACAGGCGGTACAGGCGGTGGCAAACGCCGTGCGCCGCTCTCGCTCCGGACTGGCCGACCCGAACCGGCCCATCGGATCTTTCATCTTTCTTGGGCCTACCGGGGTGGGTAAAACCGAGCTGGCGCGCGCCGTTGCCGAGTTTCTGTTTGATGACGACCGAGCGTTGGTGCGCATCGATATGAGCGAATACATGGAAAAGCACACCGTGGCGCGGTTGATCGGCGCTCCGCCCGGCTATGTGGGTTACGACGAGGGCGGTCAGTTGACGGAAGCCGTGCGCCGCCGGCCCTACTGCGTAATCCTCTTCGATGAGATCGAGAAGGCGCACCCAGACGTCTTCAACGCGCTTCTTCAGGTCCTCGACGACGGCCGGCTGACTGATGGCCAGGGCCGCACGGTCGACTTCCGGAATACTGTGGTGATAATGACCAGTAACATAGGCAGCCAGGTTATCCAGGAGCTGGCGCTGGTGGACCGCGACGAGATGGAGCGGCGCGTGATGGAGGAAGTTCGCGCCTGGTTCCGACCGGAGTTTCTGAACCGCGTCGACGAGGTGATTCTCTTCTCAACGCTCTCCGTTGAGCAGATCAAGCAGATCGTGGAGATACAGTTGGCCCTTCTGCGAAAGCGTCTGGCAGAGCGAAAGCTGACACTGAACCTCAGCGACGCTGCCCGGCAGGCCATCGCAGTCGCCGGATACGACCCGGTTTACGGCGCCAGGCCTCTGAAGCGCGCAATACAGAAGCTGATCATCGACCCGCTGTCGCGAATGCTCCTCGCCGGAGAGTTCAAGGATGGCGATCACATCACTGCGGACGCCGCCGGAGCCGGCGAGCTTCAGTTTCACAGCGGGTAG